The sequence below is a genomic window from Thermoflavifilum sp..
TAATAAAAACATCCAGGCTGTTCGTACTGGCGCGACTTTTCAGATCAATGATTTTTTTGTTTAGCAGATAATAGGTTTGTGTAGCATTGATGATATTGTTTTTCATCAATTGATATTTGGTCATGTTATCCACCTCACGTCCCTGTAATAGCCCCTGAATGGCCATGGCATTCTGGCGATCGCTTTCCGATAATTTTTTGATTTGCTGATACAGGCTTTGTAAAATACTGTCGGTAGTTTGTATACGGATGTGTTCCAGGCCCATGGCTGCTCCTGTGTCGGTAAGCGGGGTTAGCGTATCAGGGACTACGATGCCAGATGTGTCCTGTGCATTAACGGTAGTGCTGATGATTAGCATAGCCAGGCACAGGCCGACGGTGTGCATGTGTTTGGGTTTACCACAGGTGATATGGCGAATGGCGTTTAAAATCAAATGCAATAACTTATGCATAATAAACTTTGTTGCGCGTGTACAAATATAATTGACTCCATTCATATATCGGAAAATCGCACTTATTTTTGTATACATTGTTTAAAATGTTTTAACAATCATGCCAAAATTCATGATGATATGCCGTTGAATATGGAGTTTAAAGCCAGGGTGGCCGATCTTGATGGGGCCAGAAATTGGTTGATAAGCAGGCGTGCACGATTTATAGGTATAGACGAGCAGCGGGATGTGTATTTTCGGGTGCCTGAAGGCCGGTTAAAGCTACGCATGGGCAATATTGAACGGGCGTTAATTTATTATCGTCGTGCAGAAGAAAATGATATCAAACGTTCGGATGTATGGTTATATCCTGTGCAGGATGGGGATGCATTGAAACAATTACTCGCACTAAGTTTGGGCATACTGGCCGATGTCAGCAAAAGAAGAGAAATTTATTTCATCGGGCCAGCTAAATTTCATCTTGATCATGTAATGGGGCTGGGCTATTTTGTGGAAGTGGAAGTCATTGATCAAGCCTCTACCGCTGATGTACAGGAGCTGGAAAAGCTGGCAACTTATTATCTCGAGGAGCTTCATATTGCCAGAGAGCAACTTGTTCGGGCTTCTTATCTCGATTTATTACTGGCCATTAATGATAGATGACGGTGCCGGTGGCATCTGCAAGTTGTTTTTCAAGCGCTTTCAGTTGTTGATGCAGTTGAATGCCACGCAATAGATCTTCTTCCGTTTGTGCCTGTTGGAGCTCGCGCAGGTTATCAGCAATCATCTTTTTCAGTTTGCGCATTTTTAAATGATGGACCGTTTGAATGGCCTGGTCAATCGGAATATCCTGTTCACGTTGTATCTGTAGTTGAAAGCGTTGTTCCCATTTATCACTCAAAGGCTCATCGGATTGCAGGTTTAATACTTCGGCCACGAACTGACTGATTTCCTGATTTTCATGATATAGAAAATATCGCAAATCAAACGTTTGATGTTTTTCATAGAGTTGTTGATATTCCAGCATGATCAATTTAGCCACAGGATGATCAATCAATTCCAGTTGCACTCCCTGATTGAAGATGAAATCGGCAATGGTATAGTTTTCTTTCAGGGGTAAGTGTCCGTATTTGAGCAAAATTTTGATCAATCCTTTTTCCTGTTGCTGGTCTTGCTGGAGCAATAGCAAAGCGTTGGCTTGCTGCGGATCTTCAGGTGTTTGTGCCAGCATTTCACCTTCGGACCGGGTTATGGGCGATGGTGATTTTCGTTGAAGCTGTTCCCGGATGAGTTTATTGACTAAAGAGGTCAGCCCCTGTTCATCGATATGCAGCAGCTGGCTGCATCGTCGGATGTATTCCTGGCGGCGGAGAAAATCGGTACTATCGTGCAAATGAGCCAGGGTAGCGGCTATCTGGTTAATTAAAGCGGATTTTTTTTCAATATTGTCAGATGCCCCTGCCACTGCGGTTTCCAGCTGGAAGAGGATGATATCTTTTTTATTTGTAGCGATAAACTCCCTGAGCGCCTGGGCTCCGTGTTTATGCACGAAGCTATCCGGATCTTCGCCATCGGGCAAGAGCACCAGCCTCACATCCAATCCCTGTTCCAGCGCCAGATCCATACCTCTTTGGGCGGCTTTAATACCAGCTGCATCGCCATCATACACGATGGTAAGATGGCGGGTAAGCTTTCGGATGAGTTGCAATTGATCTGTGGTAAGCGAGGTACCACTCGAAGCCACTGTATTCTCAATGCCGGCCTGGTGCATGGCCAGTACATCCATATAACCTTCTACCAGCAGACATTCGTCTTCCCGACCGATAGCTTGCCGGGCTTGATACAGGCCGTACAGGATTTTACTTTTTACATAGGTCTCATTTTCTGGTGTGTTGATATATTTAGGCGAATGGGGATCGTTGCGCAGGGTGCGCGCACCAAAACCTACAACTTTTCCACTCATATTATGAATGGGAAAAATGATGCGGCCAGCATAGGGATCGCGGTAAGGGAATTCGCTATCCTGGTTGTAGGTGGAAGGCGTGCGTCTGGTGATCAGGCCTGTTTTCAACAGGTATTCACTACGATAACCTTTAGCCAGTGCCGCCTGTGCAAAAGTCTGTCCATTTTCCGGGGCATAGCCCAGCTGGAACTTTTGAATGATATGAATCCGCAGACCTCTTTCCTGCAGATAACTCAGCCCGATATGCCTTCCTTCTTCGGTTTCCAGCAGGGCGTGAGTAAAAAATTCCTGTGCAAACTGGTTGATGATAAACAGGCTATCGGCCAGCATCTGTTGTTCCTTCCACTCGGGCGATACTTCCGTTTCCTCCAGTTCCACATGATAGCGCTGGGCGAGCCAGCGGATAGCCTCCACATAGCTTAGCTTTTCATGCTCCATGAGAAAACTGATCACGTTGCCACTGCGACCGCATCCGAAGCATTTGTAAATCTCTTTTGTCGGCGAAACGGTAAAGGAGGGCGTTTTTTCCTGGTGGAAGGGGCAGAGACCCAGATAATTAGCTCCCCGCTTTTTCAGGCGCACAAAGCTGCCGATGACATCTACAATGTCGACCCGCTGCAGCACTTCCGATATGCTTGTTCTGGAAATCATCTACCGGTATTTTTCAGTCAAATTAGCGAAATTCAGGAAAACTTATTTTTCTTTCCGCATCAGGCAAT
It includes:
- a CDS encoding class IV adenylate cyclase; the encoded protein is MPLNMEFKARVADLDGARNWLISRRARFIGIDEQRDVYFRVPEGRLKLRMGNIERALIYYRRAEENDIKRSDVWLYPVQDGDALKQLLALSLGILADVSKRREIYFIGPAKFHLDHVMGLGYFVEVEVIDQASTADVQELEKLATYYLEELHIAREQLVRASYLDLLLAINDR
- the dnaG gene encoding DNA primase encodes the protein MISRTSISEVLQRVDIVDVIGSFVRLKKRGANYLGLCPFHQEKTPSFTVSPTKEIYKCFGCGRSGNVISFLMEHEKLSYVEAIRWLAQRYHVELEETEVSPEWKEQQMLADSLFIINQFAQEFFTHALLETEEGRHIGLSYLQERGLRIHIIQKFQLGYAPENGQTFAQAALAKGYRSEYLLKTGLITRRTPSTYNQDSEFPYRDPYAGRIIFPIHNMSGKVVGFGARTLRNDPHSPKYINTPENETYVKSKILYGLYQARQAIGREDECLLVEGYMDVLAMHQAGIENTVASSGTSLTTDQLQLIRKLTRHLTIVYDGDAAGIKAAQRGMDLALEQGLDVRLVLLPDGEDPDSFVHKHGAQALREFIATNKKDIILFQLETAVAGASDNIEKKSALINQIAATLAHLHDSTDFLRRQEYIRRCSQLLHIDEQGLTSLVNKLIREQLQRKSPSPITRSEGEMLAQTPEDPQQANALLLLQQDQQQEKGLIKILLKYGHLPLKENYTIADFIFNQGVQLELIDHPVAKLIMLEYQQLYEKHQTFDLRYFLYHENQEISQFVAEVLNLQSDEPLSDKWEQRFQLQIQREQDIPIDQAIQTVHHLKMRKLKKMIADNLRELQQAQTEEDLLRGIQLHQQLKALEKQLADATGTVIYH